TGGATTTGCCGACGTTCGAGCGACCCAGGAATGCAATCTCTGGTGCGCTCGGAGCAGGGAAGTGCTCGGGGGCTGTCGCAGATTTCAGAAAGCGCGCATCGAGCTTCATCAACTCCTATTTCACCACGGAGCCACGGAGTACACGAAGGGAAGAAATAGAGTCAGTGCCGTCTTTCCGTAGCGGAGAGGTACGCGTTGAAACACCCGCGGTTTCGATGAGAGCACAAGCAAAAGCCCGCTTATCGCGGGCTTTGCTAAATTCTGATTCCCGAGTGCTGAATGCTGCTTTACTGATGCTGCACGGGCAACTGCGAAGGTTGCGTCGGCGTCACAGCCGGCATTCCCTGCGTCTCAGCCGACTCGATGTACTCGGGCAGAGGACCTTCGAGCGCGATAGCCAACACGTCGTCCATCGTATCTGCAAAGTGCAGCTTCATGGCATTGCGCAGATTTTCCGGGACTTCCGACAGATCCTTCTCGTTGTCCTTCGGCAAGATAGCTTCAAAGATGCCCGCACGATGCGCTGCGAGCAGCTTCTCTTTGAGTCCGCCGATCGGCAGAACCTTGCCACGCAGCGTAATTTCGCCGGTCATTGCGATATCGCGTCGCACTGGGATCTTGCTCAATGCACTTGCGATTGCGGTCGCCATGGTGATGCCTGCCGAGGGCCCGTCTTTCGGAATCGCCCCTTCTGGCACGTGGATATGAATGTCAATGTTGCGATAAAAGTCGCGAGGTAAACCGAGGCGGTTGGCGCGAGAGCGGATGTATGACATTGCCGCTTGGGCCGATTCCTGCATCACGTCACCCAGTTTGCCGGTGAGCGTGAGTTTGCCTTTGCCGTCCACGATCGTGACTTCGGTCGAGAGGATCGAGCCTCCAACTTCGGTCCAGGCGAGGCCAGTAACGAGACCGACTTCGCTCTTCTCGTGCGCAAGCATGTCGCGGAACTTCGCGACGCCGAGGAACTCGGATACGTTTTCCGCACTGACAGTTGTTGAGTATTCCAAGCCCTGCTTTACGACCTTGCGCGCAACCTTGCGACCGATATTGCCGATTTCGCGTTCGAGATTGCGAACGCCGGCTTCGCGCGTGTAAGAGCGAATGATTTCGGTGATCGCGTCGTCGGTGAAGACGATGTTTGATTCCGACAAGCCGGTCGCCTGGCGCTGCTTGCGAACCAGGTACTGCTTGGCAATTTCGATCTTCTCGAGCTCGGTGTAGCCGTGGAGGCGGAGCACTTCCATGCGGTCCTGCAGCGGAGCCGGGATCGTGTGCAGCACGTTGGCTGTGGCTACGAAGAGCACCTGCGAAAGGTCGTATTCGACGTCGAGGTAGTGATCCTGGAACATGAAATTCTGTTCCGGATCGAGAACCTCGAGCAGCGCGGCTGACGGATCGCCGCGGAAGTCGGCCGCCATTTTGTCGACTTCATCGAGCATGATGACTGGGTTCTTCGTGCCCGCCTTCTTCATCGACTGGATGATCTGTCCTGGCAGAGCGCCGATATAAGTGCGGCGATGTCCGCGAATCTCAGCTTCATCGCGCACGCCGCCGAGCGAGAGGCGCACGAACTTGCGGCCAGTCGCCTTGGCGATCGACATTCCCAGCGAGGTCTTGCCTACGCCCGGAGGTCCAACGAAGCAAAGAATCGAGCCCTTGGGATTCTTTACCAGCTGGCGGACAGCGAGGAACTCAAGGATGCGCTCCTTGATCTTCTCCAGCCCATAATGATCTTCGTTGAGAATCTTCTCAGCAGATTCGATGTTGCGAATCTCTTTCGACTTCTTACGCCAGGGAACTGCGAGCAGCCAGTCAAGATAATTGCGCGAGACGGTCGATTCGGCCGACATCGGCGGCATGGCTTCGAGCTTCTTCAGCTCTTGCAGCGCCTTCTCATGCACTTCCTTCGGCATTCCGGCGGTATCGACTTTCTTTTTGAGCTCGTC
Above is a genomic segment from Terriglobales bacterium containing:
- the lon gene encoding endopeptidase La gives rise to the protein TIVNIVQSLKLPDGNIKVLVEGVERGKVLQIVDTDGFFHASVRVAKFTVEATPVIEQAMQRVTSLFEQYVKLCQSLNYETMIAAVRMEDPSKLTDVIAANMQLSIEEKQELLEIFDPAERLNRVADVLEIEIEKLNMDRTIQTRVKRQMERAQKEYYLNEKIKAIQKELGRGEKSEWDELKKKVDTAGMPKEVHEKALQELKKLEAMPPMSAESTVSRNYLDWLLAVPWRKKSKEIRNIESAEKILNEDHYGLEKIKERILEFLAVRQLVKNPKGSILCFVGPPGVGKTSLGMSIAKATGRKFVRLSLGGVRDEAEIRGHRRTYIGALPGQIIQSMKKAGTKNPVIMLDEVDKMAADFRGDPSAALLEVLDPEQNFMFQDHYLDVEYDLSQVLFVATANVLHTIPAPLQDRMEVLRLHGYTELEKIEIAKQYLVRKQRQATGLSESNIVFTDDAITEIIRSYTREAGVRNLEREIGNIGRKVARKVVKQGLEYSTTVSAENVSEFLGVAKFRDMLAHEKSEVGLVTGLAWTEVGGSILSTEVTIVDGKGKLTLTGKLGDVMQESAQAAMSYIRSRANRLGLPRDFYRNIDIHIHVPEGAIPKDGPSAGITMATAIASALSKIPVRRDIAMTGEITLRGKVLPIGGLKEKLLAAHRAGIFEAILPKDNEKDLSEVPENLRNAMKLHFADTMDDVLAIALEGPLPEYIESAETQGMPAVTPTQPSQLPVQHQ